The segment CGTCTCCGCCGGCGTCACCGACTACCTCCAGAAGGGCGGCCGCGAGCAGTACGCGCTCCTCGCGAACCGCGTCGAGAAGGCCGCCGACGCCGCCCGCACCGAACGGGAACTGAAGCGGACTCGCGAGAAGACCGCACAGCTCCACGAGAACGCCGCCGTCATCGCCAGCGCACGATCGCGCGAGGCAGTCGTCGACGCGGCGCTCTCCGCCGCCGACGACATCCTCGAATTCTCCGTCTTCGGGCTCTACGAGGCCCGGTCGGACGGCTTCCATCCGGTCGGCGACGGGAGTTACGACCCCGGGGCCAGACCGGCGCTCGACGAGGGCGTCCTCGGTGCGACCTACCAGCAGGGGACGTCGTTCTTCGTCGAGGACGCCCTCGAAGACGAGACGGCTGCACCCGACCAGTCGTCGTTCCGTTCCGCGGTGTCCGTTCCCGTCGGCGACGACTTCGTCTTCCAGGCGATCGCCGAAGCCCCCGGTGCGTTCACCGAGTCCGACCTGGAACTCACCGAACTCCTCGCGACGCACGTCGAGGGCGCGTTCGAGCGCATCGAGCGGGAGCGCGAGCACCAGCGCACCGCCGAGCAACTCCAGGCGATCCTCGACAACACGACTGCGATCGTCTACATCAAGGACCGCGAGGGCCGGTACCAGCTCGTCAACGACCGGTTCCGGGAGGTCGAGGAGGTGGAGGAGGGCGAGCTCGTCGGGCGGACCGACTGGGACTTCCAGCCCGACGCGGTCGCGGCCGAGGTGCGCGCGAACGACCAGCGTGCGATCGAGGAGGGCGAGCCCGTCGAAGTCGAGGAGGACGCTCACCGCGGCGGCGGCCGCCGAACGTACTACTCGGTGAAGGTCCCGCTGTTCGACGACGACGGCGATCCGCGGGGCGTCTGCGGTATCAGTACGGACATCACGAACCTGAAGGAACGCGAGCGAGCGCTCGAGCGAGAGCGGAACCGGCTCGACGAGTTCGCGAGCGTCGTCAGTCACGACCTCCGCGGGCCGCTGTCGGTGGCGACCGGCTACCGCGAACTGCTCGCCGAGGACGTCGACGACCCGCGGCTCGACGAGATCGCGGACGCGCACGACCGGATGGCGGAACTCATCGAGGACGTCCTGTCGCTCGCACGCGACGGCGAGGCGGACGTCGACCGCGAGCCCGTGTCGCTGTCGGCCGTGGTCGCGTCCGCGGAGAGCGCCGCGGACCTCCCCGCCGCGGTCGACGTCGTCCTCGACGGCGAGGGCGTCGTCGAGGCGGACCGGTCGCGACTCCGACGCCTCCTCGAGAACCTGTTCCGGAACGCGGTCGAGCACGGCGAGACGACGTCGACGATCCGCGTGGACGTGACCGACGACGGGTTCGCGGTCGCGGACGACGGCGTGGGCATCCCGCCCGAGCAACGCGAGGACCTGTTCGGGTTCGGCGTGACGAACTGCGACGACGGCACCGGGATCGGGCTGGCAGTGGTCCGCGAGGTCGCACAAGCCCACGGCTGGTCGGTGTCGTGTACGGAGAGCGACGCCGGCGGTGCGCGGTTCGAGGTGGAGACCGACGGATCACCGCGCCAGCGCGCCTCGGCGACCGACTCCCGGTCCGGGAGAGAATAGTTCCGGAGTTCTCGCTCGACGGCGGCGGTCAGCAGTCGTCGTCGTACCGCGTGATGCCCGCGAGTTCGCTCGCGTCGGGGTCGTCGAACGCCCAGCGGGCGATCGAGCGCCGGTGGACTTCGTCGGCGCCGTCGACGATCCGGAACGCGCGGACGTTCTCGTAGAAGTCCGCCAAGGGCAGGTCCTTCCCGATGCCGTTCCCGCCACACACTTGGACGGCGGTGTCGACGGCATCCTGGGCGACGTTCGCGGTGAACGTCTTCGCCATCGCGACCTCGATCCGTGCTTCCTCGCCGTCGGCGATCCCGTCGGCGGCGTGCCGGATCATCGTTCGCGCGGCGTGCAGGCGCGTCCGGTGGTCCGCTATCTCGTGGCGCAACGCTTGCTTCTCGCTGAGGGGTTCGCCGAACGCCTCGCGTTCGCTCGCGTACGCGGTCGCGATGTCGAGCGCGCGGTCGGCCATCCCCGCGAACCGCATGCAGTGCGTGAGTCGCGCCGGCCCGAGACGCGCCTGCGCGACAGCGAACCCGCCGTCCTCTGGGCCGAGCGTGTTCTCGAGCGGGACGCGGACGTCGTGGAACTTCACCTCGGCGTGACTCGACCCGACGGGCTCGCCGCCAGTGTGCGGGACGTCCCGGACGACTTCCACGCCGTCGGCGTCCCGCGGGACGATGACGAGACTCGTCCCCTCGTACGGGTGCGCGTCCGGGTTCGTGCGCGCCATCACGAGGAACACCGCTGCCTCGCTCCCGCCCGTCGTCCACCACTTGTGGCCCGAGAGCACCCACTCGCCGGCGTCCTCGTCCTTCTCCGCGGTCGTCCGCAGCATCTTCGGGTCCGAGCCGCCGCCCTGCATCGGCTCGGTCATGCAGAACCCGGAGTCGATATCGCCGCGCGCGAGCGGCGCGAGCCATCGCTCCTTCTGCTCGTCGGTCCCGAAGTGCTCTAACGTGTGCATGTTCCCCTCGTCGGGCGCCGCACACCGCATCGCGGTACCGCCGAGTAGGCTCCGTCCCGCCTCCTCGAACACCGGGAGCATCGCGCGGAAGTCCATCCCGAGCCCGCCGTACGCCTCGGGGAGCTGCGGGCCGTAGACGTCGTACTCGCGAGCCGCCTCGCGGAGGTCCGCGATCACGTCGTCCGGGACGTTCGTCTCGCCGAGGTGCTCGCGCTCGACGGGGATCACTTCCTCGCGCACGAACTCGCGCGCTCGCTGGGCGACCTCGCGTCCGCGCTCGGGGTCGTCGTAGTCCATGCGTCGACCGTCGGACGCCGCCGCCTAAACGCTGTGGCAACCGGTGGCACATTGTCGGGCGTTTCCGGGGCGACCACAGCCGTCGATTGGCAACGCGCCACGGGAGGCGGTTGCTTAGCCGAGCGCAGGGAGGCATCCGATTTCAGTCGGGACTGTCGAAGGAGCTTACGGGAGACTGCCGCGTTCTCAGCCGCGGAGGATGTCCTGGAGGCGCGTCGTCAGGCCGCCGTCGTCGCCGAGCTTGAGGTAGTACGCGTCGCCGCCGTCCTCGTAGTAGTTGTCGATGCGGCGCTTGACCTCGAACCCGAGGTGCTCGTAGAACTGGAGGGCGTTCTCGTTCGTCGTTCGCGCGTGACACGTCACCGTGCGGTGGTCGTCGGCGACGCGCGCGACGAGTTTCTTCCCGATGTCCTCCCCGCGACGCTCGGGGTCGACGGCGAGGAAGAGGATGTAGCCGTCGCGGCGAACGGCGACGAACCCGAGGAGTCTGGTCTCGAAGCCGTCTTCGACGATCGCCTGCACCGTCGACCGTCGGTAGGCGTCCGTGAAGAAGTCTCGGCGCTGCTTGAGCACGCCTTCGGCCCGTCGAATCTGCTCTTTGAGTTCCCACGCGTCGGTCACGAGATCGTCATTCCCGGGACCGACGACGCGTGTATCGACGTTGACGCTCACTAGGATGGCACTCCGAGTCACACAGGTATAATTCCATCGGCAGCACCGACTCCGCCAGCATACGGCGTCCGCCAGGACGCCGTTTCACTCCTCCCGACTCCGCCAGCATACGGCGTCCGCCAGGACGCCGTTTCACTCCTCCCGACTCCGCCAGCATACGGCGTCCGCCAGGACGCTGGGTCGTCGTCGGTTCGTGCGTGGACGAGTGCTGGGTTCGGGGTTGGTGAAGGTGGGGGCCTAACTGCATCCCCCCAACTCCTTTCGTCGTTCGCGCTGTTCGAGGTGACAATGAAGTCGTCGCCGACCGAGGAGTACGCGTCGCCGCGCGAGGCCGGGCGGAGCGCGGTAGATTACGTGCGGGATGCGTTCATCGGAGGGCTGGCGGTGGTTGTGCCGTTCGTGATTACGCTGATCGTGCTCGCGACGATCGTGCAGTACGTCGTCGATTACCTGAGTACGGTGATCGTGGTTGCGCCGACAGGCGAGCAGGGGGCGAGTCCGGTGATGTTCGGGGTGGCGATCGGGTTGTTGCTGGCGCTGGTGTTCGTCGTGGGGTTCGTCACGCAGTTCCGGTACGGGGAGACGTTCATCGCGTACGTGGACGGTGGGCTGGCGCGTATTCCGGGGTTCGGGGCGATCTACGAGAGCTTCCGTGAGATGAGTGACGTGATGATGGAGAGCGACGAGCAGTCGTTCCGGGACGTGAAGCTCGTGGAGTTCCCGCACGAGGGCGCGTACACGCTGGGATTCCTGACGGCGGAGTCGGCGCCGGAGCTGCAGACGGCGGCGGGCCGGGACGACCTGGTGACGTTGTTCCTGCCGCTCGCGCCGAACCCGGTGATGGGCGGGCACCTGGTGCACGTGCCGACGGGTCGCGTGATGGACGTGGACATGACGGTGGACGAGGGCATTCGTACGGTCGTGACGAGCGGCGTGGCGACGGGCGGGCCGAGGGAGGGGAGCG is part of the Halorubellus sp. JP-L1 genome and harbors:
- a CDS encoding PAS domain-containing protein codes for the protein MTDVQVLCVDDERSLLELAETFLERESDRISVRTASTADEALDVLAAHDVDCVVSDHDLEEDTGLSFLRTVREEHPDLPFVLFTGKGSEAVAADAVSAGVTDYLQKGGREQYALLANRVEKAADAARTERELKRTREKTAQLHENAAVIASARSREAVVDAALSAADDILEFSVFGLYEARSDGFHPVGDGSYDPGARPALDEGVLGATYQQGTSFFVEDALEDETAAPDQSSFRSAVSVPVGDDFVFQAIAEAPGAFTESDLELTELLATHVEGAFERIEREREHQRTAEQLQAILDNTTAIVYIKDREGRYQLVNDRFREVEEVEEGELVGRTDWDFQPDAVAAEVRANDQRAIEEGEPVEVEEDAHRGGGRRTYYSVKVPLFDDDGDPRGVCGISTDITNLKERERALERERNRLDEFASVVSHDLRGPLSVATGYRELLAEDVDDPRLDEIADAHDRMAELIEDVLSLARDGEADVDREPVSLSAVVASAESAADLPAAVDVVLDGEGVVEADRSRLRRLLENLFRNAVEHGETTSTIRVDVTDDGFAVADDGVGIPPEQREDLFGFGVTNCDDGTGIGLAVVREVAQAHGWSVSCTESDAGGARFEVETDGSPRQRASATDSRSGRE
- a CDS encoding acyl-CoA dehydrogenase family protein, coding for MDYDDPERGREVAQRAREFVREEVIPVEREHLGETNVPDDVIADLREAAREYDVYGPQLPEAYGGLGMDFRAMLPVFEEAGRSLLGGTAMRCAAPDEGNMHTLEHFGTDEQKERWLAPLARGDIDSGFCMTEPMQGGGSDPKMLRTTAEKDEDAGEWVLSGHKWWTTGGSEAAVFLVMARTNPDAHPYEGTSLVIVPRDADGVEVVRDVPHTGGEPVGSSHAEVKFHDVRVPLENTLGPEDGGFAVAQARLGPARLTHCMRFAGMADRALDIATAYASEREAFGEPLSEKQALRHEIADHRTRLHAARTMIRHAADGIADGEEARIEVAMAKTFTANVAQDAVDTAVQVCGGNGIGKDLPLADFYENVRAFRIVDGADEVHRRSIARWAFDDPDASELAGITRYDDDC
- a CDS encoding N-acetyltransferase, producing the protein MSVNVDTRVVGPGNDDLVTDAWELKEQIRRAEGVLKQRRDFFTDAYRRSTVQAIVEDGFETRLLGFVAVRRDGYILFLAVDPERRGEDIGKKLVARVADDHRTVTCHARTTNENALQFYEHLGFEVKRRIDNYYEDGGDAYYLKLGDDGGLTTRLQDILRG
- a CDS encoding DUF502 domain-containing protein — encoded protein: MKSSPTEEYASPREAGRSAVDYVRDAFIGGLAVVVPFVITLIVLATIVQYVVDYLSTVIVVAPTGEQGASPVMFGVAIGLLLALVFVVGFVTQFRYGETFIAYVDGGLARIPGFGAIYESFREMSDVMMESDEQSFRDVKLVEFPHEGAYTLGFLTAESAPELQTAAGRDDLVTLFLPLAPNPVMGGHLVHVPTGRVMDVDMTVDEGIRTVVTSGVATGGPREGSAGESGLSADELERLGASSEVVAGAEAASSSSGDGRSRESASAADRRSAYESHAEPDSADEETVPSAVEEYGDETTLGDDHDTPDAVEGDAGDGTLGEEHDTPSTVAADSADGSLGRDFETPSDVDTRGRPASRWRDQTRPDGDAPTTDDADAAPGADGERGAADGDVESVEDLEDEYEPGANARWRSPRPDADHDAGEGR